Proteins from a genomic interval of Chryseobacterium indologenes:
- a CDS encoding MarR family transcriptional regulator gives MIAVITGDIINSQHADTEVWITRLKNLLEKWGSVPHTWEIYRGDEFQFKCNIDDVFWRFLAIKSLIKSQENLDVRMAIGIGEESFSSEKITESNGTAYVNSGRLLNDLKNDGHTVAIKTSNEAVDRDLNILLKWSSKDFDNWTMATSEIIHEMIMNQDITQEDLAKKFTISQSSISQRLKRANYELIVETNQYFRKKISEL, from the coding sequence ATGATAGCGGTCATTACCGGTGATATTATAAATTCACAGCATGCGGATACTGAGGTTTGGATTACCAGACTTAAAAATCTTCTCGAAAAATGGGGGAGCGTTCCTCACACATGGGAAATTTACAGGGGTGATGAATTTCAGTTCAAATGCAATATTGATGACGTTTTCTGGCGGTTTCTAGCCATAAAATCTCTTATTAAAAGTCAGGAAAATTTAGATGTAAGAATGGCCATAGGTATTGGTGAAGAGAGTTTTTCTTCCGAAAAAATTACCGAGTCCAACGGGACTGCCTATGTAAATTCCGGAAGGTTACTGAACGACCTGAAAAATGATGGTCATACCGTTGCGATTAAAACATCGAATGAGGCTGTAGACAGAGATCTTAATATCCTTCTGAAATGGTCATCGAAAGATTTTGATAACTGGACGATGGCCACCTCAGAGATTATCCATGAAATGATTATGAATCAGGATATCACCCAAGAAGACCTTGCCAAGAAATTTACTATTTCACAGTCCTCGATAAGCCAGAGACTGAAGCGAGCCAACTATGAGCTCATCGTAGAAACCAACCAGTATTTTAGAAAGAAAATCTCAGAATTATAG
- a CDS encoding DUF3307 domain-containing protein — protein MIFIKLILAHLLGDFTLQPDSWVADKENYKLKSKFLYLHVLIHTVLSLIFLWDLQLWWVAILVGISHFIIDTAKLTFQNVKTKKRWFFIDQVLHVLVIAGISFYFGEFDISFLQNQEFLKIIMAALFLTTPASIFIKLLLSSWTPSPDGPNTIQTESLTSAGKYIGILERLLVFTFIMVNHWEGVGFMVAAKSVFRFSDLAQAKQRKLTEYVLIGTLLSFGLAVLTGIIIK, from the coding sequence ATGATCTTTATTAAACTCATATTGGCACATCTACTCGGAGATTTTACTCTTCAGCCAGACTCTTGGGTTGCAGATAAGGAAAACTATAAACTAAAAAGTAAATTTTTATACCTTCACGTTCTCATTCACACGGTTTTAAGCCTTATTTTTCTTTGGGACTTACAGCTTTGGTGGGTAGCAATTCTGGTGGGTATTTCTCATTTTATTATTGATACGGCAAAGCTTACTTTTCAAAATGTCAAAACAAAGAAAAGATGGTTCTTTATCGATCAGGTACTGCATGTTCTGGTGATCGCCGGTATTTCTTTTTATTTCGGAGAATTTGATATCAGCTTTCTGCAGAACCAGGAATTTTTGAAAATCATAATGGCAGCTTTGTTTCTGACAACGCCAGCTTCTATTTTCATTAAACTCCTTTTATCATCCTGGACGCCCTCTCCGGATGGTCCCAACACTATTCAAACCGAATCTTTAACAAGTGCCGGAAAATATATCGGAATTTTAGAACGTTTACTGGTTTTCACCTTTATTATGGTGAATCACTGGGAAGGCGTAGGTTTCATGGTGGCTGCAAAATCTGTTTTCAGGTTCAGCGACCTTGCACAGGCAAAACAGAGAAAGCTTACAGAATATGTATTGATAGGTACATTGCTGAGTTTTGGACTGGCTGTCTTAACAGGAATAATAATTAAATAA